The sequence GAAGCGTGGTGATGCATCATGCCTTGATCAACGCTGGTACATGTGTCGGTAAAAACTGTATCATAAACACAAAAGCACTTGTGGAACATGACGCAACTATCGGCGATCATTGCCATATCTCAACAGCAAGTGTGGTAAATGGTGGCGTTGTCGTGCAAGATGGGACATTCTTTGGCAGCAATGCAACCAGCAAAGAGTATATCGTGATAGGCGAAAATTCTATCATAGGCGGCGGAACTAGCGTGATGAGAAGCTTGGAGAAAAACGCTTTTATAAAGGCGTAAAACTAGAATTTTAAAGGAAATTTGATGTCAAATAGGGTTTTTATCATAGCTGAGGCTGGGGTAAATCACAATGGCGATATAAATTTAGCTAAAAAACTGATCGATGTAGCAGCCAAAGCCGGCGCTGATGCGGTGAAATTTCAGACCTTTAAAGCTCAAAATCTTGTTTCAAAAAACGCACAAAAGGCTAGTTATCAAAAAGAAACTACCGATAAAAATGAAAGTCAGTTTGAGATGATAAAAAAGCTTGAACTAGACGAGAACACGCATAAAGAGCTCATAGCCTACTGCAAGCAAAAAAATATCACTTTTCTCTCAACTCCTTTTGATAGTGACAGCATAAAGCTTCTTGATGAGCTGGGGCTTAGCACATTTAAGATCCCAAGTGGCGAGATAACAAATTTACCTTATCTTAGGCAAATAGGTGGGCTTAATAAAAAGATCATTCTCTCAACTGGCATGGCAAATTTAGGCGAGGTGGAAGCCGCGATAGAAGCACTTGTAAAAAGTGGCACGAAACGTGAAAACATAAGCCTTCTTCATGCAAATACGCAGTATCCAACGCCAATGGAGGATGTAAATTTAAAGGCGATGATAACTCTTAAAAATGCCTTTGGTCTTGAGGTCGGATATAGCGATCATACACTTGGGATAGAGGTCGATATCGCAGCAGTTGCCATGGGTGCAAAGATCATAGAAAAACACTTTACACTTGATAAGAGCCTGCCCGGACCTGATCATAAGGCTAGCCTTGAGCCAGATGAGCTAGCAGCTATGGTTAGGGGCATTAGAAATATCGAGCTAGCGCTTGGAGACGGACTAAAACACTTTAGCAAAAGCGAGAGTGAAAATATCAAAATAGCTAGAAAGTCGATCGTGGCAAAACGAGATATAAAAAAGGGTGAAATTTTTAGCGAGCAAAATATCTGCGTAAAACGCCCAGGAGATGGCATAAATCCTATGAGGTGGGATGAGGTGGTTGGGCAAATTTCACAAAAAGACTATAAACAAGATGAACTGATATGAGAAAAATTTGTGTAGTGACAAGCACTAGAGCTGAATATGGCCTGCTTTACTGGCTCTTAAAAGAGATCGAGGCAGATAGTGAGCTTAAGCTTCAGCTCATTGTTACTGGCATGCACCTAAGTCCTGAGTTTGGACTAACATACAAAGAGATAGAAAAAGAATTTAAGATAGATAAAAAGATAGAAATTTTAAGTAGTTCTCATACAAGTCTTGATATTTGCGCTGAGATGG is a genomic window of Campylobacter concisus containing:
- the neuB gene encoding N-acetylneuraminate synthase gives rise to the protein MSNRVFIIAEAGVNHNGDINLAKKLIDVAAKAGADAVKFQTFKAQNLVSKNAQKASYQKETTDKNESQFEMIKKLELDENTHKELIAYCKQKNITFLSTPFDSDSIKLLDELGLSTFKIPSGEITNLPYLRQIGGLNKKIILSTGMANLGEVEAAIEALVKSGTKRENISLLHANTQYPTPMEDVNLKAMITLKNAFGLEVGYSDHTLGIEVDIAAVAMGAKIIEKHFTLDKSLPGPDHKASLEPDELAAMVRGIRNIELALGDGLKHFSKSESENIKIARKSIVAKRDIKKGEIFSEQNICVKRPGDGINPMRWDEVVGQISQKDYKQDELI